From the genome of Cytophagales bacterium WSM2-2:
AATCGGGGTTGAGATCAAGTGTCTCCGAGCTGACGATCATCGACAGAAATTCTCCCCGTACCAGGAAGAAGATGTAGTAAGCAAAACCCAGTGCGATCATCGTGATCAAAACAGTTTCAATGATAAACTGGCTGAAGATCTGGTGCCGTTGTCCGCCCATAGTTTTACGCAGTCCGATTTCTTTCATTCGTTTCAAAGCACGTGAAATGGAAATGTTAGCGTAATTGAAACAAGCCGGAAGCAGGATCAGCGCGGTAAGTATCATGAAAATAGCCAATGACGCATAGCCCCAGTCCGGGCCGATGTTATCATAGAGGTCCGGCCCTGGTACGATGTCTTTCAAAGGCTGGAGTGAGAAGGAAGCAGAAAGATTTTCGTCACTGGAATAATATGACTTAGGAATCTCGTTCAGGAAATTTTCTATTTTCTTAGTGTCAGGATTTTGTGGTAACAGCAAGTAGACATAAGACCTGCGATATGCCCAGATGTCTTCAGGGTTCCCGATTTTATGGTTTTGTTCTAGCTCCTGGAAAATCTCATAAGAAGCCAGCGCCTCAAATTGCATATGAGAATTTTTAGGAATGTCTTGCAGCAAACCAGTTACTTCGACAAGACCGATGCCATTGAGCTCAATAGTTTTCCCGATAGGGTCTTCCTTGTCAAATAATTTTACAGCTGCTTTTTTGGTGATCAAAATGCCTCTTTTATTGTGGAGTCCATCACTATTCCCCTTGATTAGTGGGAACGAGAAAACCTGCAGAAAATTCGGGTCAACGAAGTAACCTCGTATTGGTATTTCACCGTTCTTGTCGATCACGTTTGCCGAGAGTTGTGAGCTTACTCTGACTACCTCGTTAATTCCCGTTGCTTGATGTTGAAGTTTGTCTGAAAGAATCGAAGGTGCTGAAGCGAAATCATAACTCCATTGCTTGTTGTCAGCGTGTGTGATCACACGATAAATCCTATCCTTGTTGCTATGAAAGTTATCGTACGTCCATAGAAAAGAAAGCATGGCGATGAGCAGCAAGCTGATTGACATTCCCACGGCCAGGCCAAGGACGTTGATGATCGTGAAGAACTTGTGCTTCACAAGGCTTCGCGTAGCTACAACAAAATAATTTTTAATCATATCGGGTTGAATGGAAGAAGCGGAGAAAGGAGGAAAAGCAGCGCTTTGCTTTCTTTTTTTGATAGCATATGAAAAAAGGAGAGACAAAGAATGTCTCCAGTAGTTTAACCGGGCTTTCCAGACCGGCATGCGAGTGAGATCCCGGCGGAAAGATTCTTCGGCATCGCCCAAAAGATCTTCCACAAAGGCATTGTCACAATACCATTCGAGCAGCCTGGTTGCAAGACGAGGAGGCTTCATCGGGACAGGGATAAAGTTGACTTGGAGAGTTTCCACAAATCGTCACGCAGCGATTTCACTTCATGCAGGCTAATCTTGCCCTGGTGAGTGACTTCAAAAAAACGTTTACGCCTGCCGCCTCTCTCCTGTGTTGGTTCTCCAAGCCAGGATTTTAAAAGTCCTTTTTCTTCCAACCGGGTAATAGTGGAGTGAAGCGCGCCAATACTAAT
Proteins encoded in this window:
- a CDS encoding ABC transporter permease, which translates into the protein MKPPRLATRLLEWYCDNAFVEDLLGDAEESFRRDLTRMPVWKARLNYWRHSLSLLFSYAIKKRKQSAAFPPFSASSIQPDMIKNYFVVATRSLVKHKFFTIINVLGLAVGMSISLLLIAMLSFLWTYDNFHSNKDRIYRVITHADNKQWSYDFASAPSILSDKLQHQATGINEVVRVSSQLSANVIDKNGEIPIRGYFVDPNFLQVFSFPLIKGNSDGLHNKRGILITKKAAVKLFDKEDPIGKTIELNGIGLVEVTGLLQDIPKNSHMQFEALASYEIFQELEQNHKIGNPEDIWAYRRSYVYLLLPQNPDTKKIENFLNEIPKSYYSSDENLSASFSLQPLKDIVPGPDLYDNIGPDWGYASLAIFMILTALILLPACFNYANISISRALKRMKEIGLRKTMGGQRHQIFSQFIIETVLITMIALGFAYYIFFLVRGEFLSMIVSSETLDLNPDFRTLIFFIGFALIVGLITGIVPAVYFSKLNPIQALKTQPTGKGFGKFNLRKALIVSQFALSFGFIMGVVVVLNQYRYSLNHDFGFNKENILDVELQGASPQVMKNELSRLSDVQSISMSSGIIGVSSPDNVWVKNVSQSDSVEVAQLFVDSQYLPNVNLSLLAGKSFPDDSLSKKCIIVNEEFLKAYKLTAPANALGLTFTLDKNEFVVIGVVKNFHYTDLREPIKAFFFRFDPSRFGYLNLKISSQDMAGTLTAIEAAWKKTGSEKKFMARFFNEEIKDAYSFYFAMVKICGFLGFLAISISCLGLLGMVVFTVENRMKEVGVRKVMGASAWSITLVLSKDFVKLMIIAVLIAIPPAYFFFEKLYLQTQQFYHVSIGVFEITISLAVMLILGLGTILSQTLKAANANPVDTLRYE